The Acidobacteriota bacterium genome includes the window ACCGCCGTCGCGGAATGGGGTGTTGAGCCAGAGCTTGCGGCCGTCGTGCTTGTCCAGTATCCAAAGAGATTGAAACGGAAAGGATTGCCGGCGGACGGAATCGAAGATGAGATCCTTCGGGATCTTTTGGCCGCCGTCGGCAAAGGCCGCTTGGCCCGGGAGGGGATTCTTCCGGTTCTTGAGAAGGCCGTTGGAACGGGCGAAAGGGCCGAAGTGCTGCCGCCCGAACCCGCCGGAGAAAAGGAAATCGATACGGCTCTCGCCGATGTTTTGTCTCAGTTGAAATCGATGACCTTCAAAGAACCCGGCGCGGGGGAGCGCTTTGCCATGGGACGGCTTATGGAAAGTCTCAGGGGGAGAGCGGCGGGACGGGAGATCGCGGAAAAACTGCGGAACCATATGGGGGAGACGCGGGCATGACGGGCAACGACGCCTACAAGGGATACAAGGGAACGGCCCGGGAAGTTCTCGAAAGATTCAAAGCTCCTGTCTGGAGCGATGCCACTTTTATTATGGATAGCGGACGGTTTACGGGCATCGTCCTGCCGCGTTCGGAAACGTCCGATCCCCTCCACATCGTCCTCAAGCTTCGTTCCGGCTACAATGTCGGCATCGAGGCCGCCCGGGTCGAAGCGGTGGAGCATCACGGCCGGCGCGAGGCGCACTACAAGATCCCCGAGAAGGAGTTCCCCTACGATCCGGCCAAGCCCCGGGTCAAGCTCCTGGGAACCGGGGGAACGATCGCCAGCCGCCTCGACTACCGGACGGGCGCGGTCATCCCCGCCTTTTCTCCGGGCGAACTCTACGGCTCGGTTCCCGAGCTGGCCGACATCTGCAATCTCGAAACCGATAAGCTCTACGGCGTTTTCAGCGAGAACATGGGACCTGAGCAGTGGCGGGGAACGGCCGAAGCCATCGGTCGGGAAATCGCCGCGGGAGTCCAGGGGATCGTCGTCGGCCACGGCACCGACACCATGCACCACACCGCCGCCGTCCTGTCCTTCATGGTCCAGAATTCCCCGGTGCCCATCGTCATGGTCGGATCCCAGCGTTCGTCCGACCGGCCCTCGTCGGATGCGGCCCTCAACCTCATGCACAGCGTCAAGACCGCCGCCGAAAGCGATATCGCCGAGGTCATGGTCTGCATGTTCGGCCCGACGTCCGACACTTACGGACTCCTCCATCGGGGGACGCGCGTCCGCAAGATGCATTCGAGCTACCGGTCGACCTTCCGGACAATCGGCGACATCCCCCTGGCCATGGTCAGCCGGGACGAAATCACCCCGCTCCGCCGGGATTATAAAAAGCGCCGGGACGACCGCAACGTCGTCATCGACACGTCCTTCGAGGAGAAGGTCTGCATCGTCTATTATTATCCGAACATGATGCCCGACATCATCGACGCCCTGATCGACAACGGTTACCGGGGGATCGTCATCGCCGGGACGGGTCTCGGCCATGTCAACAAGCCGCTCTATCCCGCGCTGAAGAGGGCGGCCGACCGCAAGATCGCCGTTTACATGACCGTCCAGACGCTCTGGGGCTATGTCCAGATGTATGTCTATGATACGGGCCGGGACATGATGGAGCTCGGCGTCGTGCCGGCGGCCAACATGTTGCCCGAGGTCGCCTATGTCAAGCTCGGCTGGGCGCTTGGACGGACGAACGACCTGGAGGAGGTCCGCCGGATCATGCTCACCCCGGTGGCCGACGAAATCACGGAGCGCGAGCCCCACAACGGTTATCTGATTCTTCAGGGCGGGATTCCCGAAGTCGAAAAGTTCATCTCCAGCTACCGGAAATGACCCCCCGTCCGGGCCGTGCCGGCGGCGATGCCTTGACTTTTCTTCCGGCCGTCATTTATCCTTGCGTTGCAAGGATGGTCAATAATCATCTCCTGATTCCAAAACGTTCGGCGGAGGCCTGATATGTCCGCCCGCATGATCCTGGAGCTTGTCGGCGGTCTGGGGGTCTTTCTCCTGGGCATGAAGCTCATGAGCGAGTCCCTCCAGAAAGTCGCCGGCGGGCGGCTTCGGTCCGTGCTCGGCAGTCTCAGCAGGAACCGCATGATGGGCGTGGGGACCGGAATCATGGTCACCGCCGTGGTGCAGTCCTCAAGCGCGACGACCATCATGCTGGTGAGTTTTGTGAACGCGGGTTTGCTCAGCCTCAACCAGGCCGTCAGCGTGGTCATGGGCGCCAATATCGGCACCACGATGACGGGTTGGCTGGTCTCCATCCTGGGGTTCAAGATCGACATCACCGCGATGGCGCTGCCCATCGTCGGCCTGGGTTTTTTCGCCCGGTTCATCGGCCGGACCCGGGTGACCTACTGGGGCGAGGTTCTGGTGGGGTTCGGGCTTTTATTCCTGGGTCTGGCTTTCATCCGATCGGCCATTCCCGAAGTGCGGAATTCCCCGGAATTCGGCCAGTGGTTGTCGGGGTTTGCCGTGACCGACTGGCTGTCGCTGCTTTTAGCCGTGGCGGTGGGCACGGCGGCGACCATTGTGCTGCAGAGCTCCTCAGCGGCCATGGTGGTGGTCCTGACTCTGGCCGCCTCCGGACAGATTGATTTTCCCACGGCCGCGGCTCTGATCCTGGGCGAAAACATCGGCACGACCATCACGGCCTATATGGCGAGCGTTGGCGCCACTCTGGCGGCGCGGAGAACCGCCCGAGCCCATATGCTGTTCAACGTGCTGGGGGTCGTCTGGGTTGTGGCGTTGTTCAAACCCATGCTGCTGCTTGTGGATGCTTTGCTGCCCGGCAGTCCGTTTTCGCCCGACTTGGCCATACGGGGGTCAGCCATTCCCAGCCATCTGGCCGCCTTCCACACGGTGTTCAATGTCCTGAATACGCTGTTGTTTCTGCCCTTGGCCGGCCTGTTGGCCAAGCTGACCTGCTTCCTGGTTCGCGGCGATGATGACGACGGCCGTTTCCGGCACCTGAAATACCTGGACACCAGCCTGGTCGCCACGCCTCTCATGGCCGTTTCCGCGGCATGGCAGGAGGTCGCCAGGATGATGGATGTGGCCCGGGAAGCTTTCAGCAAAGTCGTGCCCCTGATCCTGGACCCGGTCAAGGCGAATGAATCCGCCGCGGATGAGGTGCAGCGGCTGGAGGAACAGACGGACATCATGGAAAAGGAGATTGTGGAGTATCTGGCCAATATTTCGCGCAACAGCACCTCCGCCGACCAGGCGGCGGAGGTGGCGGGCATGATTCTCATGGCCAGCGACATCGAACGTATCGGAGATCACTGTGAGTCCCTGCTCAAGCTGGCGGTTCGTCGCCGGAGGAAGGAGCTGCCCTTTTCAGAGCAAGCCCTGGAAGAGATCACTTCCATCGCGACGGTGGTGGCAGGCTTCCTGACGCATGTCCGAAACGGTTTCGATCAAAGGGGCCCGGATTTCTTCCGGGATGCCCTTCAAATGGAAAACCGGATCAACGAACTGCGGCGATGCATCCGCAAGGACCATGTCGGCCGCTTGCACACGGGCGTCTGCGGCGTGAAACAGGGACTGGTTTTCATCGATATGCTCACGAGCTTCGAAAAGATCGGCGATCACGCCATGAACGTGGCTGAGGCTCTGGTGGGCCACAAGGTGCCCGATTCCGGAGAACGGCCGAGCCGATTCAAACGGGGCGCCAGATATCGCCCCTCCCCCGAGACTTAACGGCTTGTCCCCCCGGTCGTCATCGGTTATGATGAAAATCAAGGAGGACGGACATGGATTTCCAGGGATTATTCGATACGGCGCTTGCCTGGCTGATCACGACGGGCCCCCGAATTCTTATCCTGGTCGCCGTCACCCTCCTGATCCTCAAGGCCGTCAAGATTCTGTCCGCCAGAATCTCGAAACTGATGATCGTCAACAAGGAGGATCCGGAAGCCGAAAAAAGGGCCAGGACGCTGGGTGCGGTTCTTCGCAATCTACTCAGGGTCGTTGTCCTGATCATGGCTGCATTGACCCTCCTCGCCCAGCTCGGCGTGGAAATCGCCCCTCTCCTGGCCACGGCGGGGATTGCCGGCCTGGCCATCGGCTTTGCCGGCCAGAACCTGGTCAAGGATATCATCAACGGCTTTTTCATTCTGATGCAGGACCAGATCCGGGTGGGCGATGTCGTCAAGATCGCCGGTCAGGGCGGCCTGGTCGAAAACGTCACGCTGAAAATGACCACCCTTCGCGACCTGCACGGGAACGTCCATTATATCCCCAACGGCCAAATCGATGTCGTCACCAACATGACCAAGGAATTTTCCCGTTATGTCATGGATATCGGCGTTTCCTACCGCGAGGACGTGGATGAGGTGATCGCCGTCATCCGTGAAGTGGATGAGGACATGAGAAGCGACCCGGAATACAAGGAGGACATTCTCCAACCCGTCGAAATTCTGGGCCTTGACCGGTTCGACGACTCGGCGGTCATCGTCCGGGCCCGGACAACAACCAAGCCCATCCGGCAGTGGGCTGTCGGCCGGGAGTTCAACCGGCGTCTCAAGAAAGTTTTCGACGCCCGGGGCATTGAAATTCCGTTCCCGCACGTCACGCTTTACATGGGCGTGGACAAGGCGGGCCAGGCGCCGCCGCTACGGGTTGATCTTAAGAAAAAGGATTCGCCGAATCCCTGAAATGTCTGTTCATCTTTTCTTTCAAAAGGCGCATGAAATCCGGATGAACGCGTAGCCCCAGCGCTTCTGCTTTCTCCGCGTGCCGGAGCGCGCGGCCGAAGTCGCCGATCTTAAAAAAGGCGAAAGCCATATTGTTGTGAAGCACGGCGTCTGCGGGGTCGGCGGCAGCGGCGGTTTCGTAGTGCCGCAAAGCCTTTTCCCACTTCTCCATGGCCAATAACACATTCCCCAGGTTGACCCGAACCTCCCGGTTTTCCGGGTCTGTCTCGGCTGCGGCCTGAAAAGCTTTTAGGGCCGCGGGGGGATTGTCTTTTCTGAGGTAAACGATGCCGAGGTTGTTCATGGCTTCCGCGGATCCGGGCGTCTCGTCCAGGACCTTGCGGAATTCCCTTTCGGCGGCGTCCGGATCGCCGGTTTCCAGAAGAGCGGAGCCCCGGTTGAGATGTAGGGCCGGCGAACGCAGCCCGAGAGCGGCGGCCCGGTCCAGTTCCATAAGGGCCTCATCGGGGTGTTTCAGGCGAAGCAGGCAAGTGCCGAGTGCGGCCCGGGCTTCGGCGAATCCCCCGTTGAGTTCGACGGCCCGCCGGAAACTCGCGGCCGCCTCTTCCAGGCGCCCCTCCGCGTCCAGGATGTTTCCGATGTTGTAATGGGCTTTTTCATAGTCGGGGTCGGCCTGGACGGCCGCCGAAAAGGCTTTTCGGGCCTCCTGCCGGTCGCCTTCGGCATGAAAGATGTTCCCGAGGATATTGAGAGGCTCGGGCCGTTCCGGGTGATTCGTGGCGAGGTTCTCCGCCAGACTCCGGGCCGCATCGAAATCGCCGCGGCGGAAGTGGATCTCGGCCGTGTTGCAGAGGGCCAGAACATCCTGGGGATCGATGGCCAGGGCGCGCTGCAGAGCGGCTTCCGCTTCATCCAGCCTTCCGAGTCGCATCAGGACTTCACCCATGTTGCAGAACGCCTCCGCCGAACGCGGGTTGATTTCGACCGCCGCCGCATAGGCGTCCAGGGCCGCTTCCCACTCTCCCATGCGGGCATAGGCGATGCCCAGGTTGTAGCGGACTTTGGCATGTCCCGGACGCTTTTCGAGAATGGCCAAATACTCCGGGACGGCCCGTTCCGGATATCCCTGTCTTCGAAGAGCGATGGCCCCGAGGTTGCGGGCTTCAAGGCTGCCGGGATTGAGCGCCAGCGCCCTGCGGCAAAGCGTTTCCACATCCTTGTAGTCCTTGAGCTCAAGCGCGATATTGGCCAGAGCGAGAAAAACGTCCTCCAACCCTTCCAGAGAAAGCGCCGGTCGGCCCCGGATGCCGACGGGACGTCCGGCCTCGGTCCCGGCCGTCGATCGGCGCTCGATGTTTCGGATGATGGTCCGATAGAGGTCCGCGCAGGCCTGCCAATGGGACCGGGGCAGCGGGAATTCCCGTCCGCCGAAGGTTCTGGATTTGTTCAGAGAAATGAGTCTCCGGGTCAGGGTGTCGAAGGACGATCCCCGGCCCCGAAAATCCATCAGGGAGCGGGGGTCGTCGAGGTGGACGGCGCCGAAGAGGTGGGCCATTTCATGGCTCAAGGCCCGGACCTGATCTTCCACGGAGCCCGAAGCCCGCAAGAGAACAAGGCCCTCGCGGAACATGGAGAAGCCGAAATAATCCCTGTCCAGGTTTTTCCGTCCGATGGCGGCCAGGACGACGTCGAAGCCGGCCGTCCCGACTCCGGATTCCAGGGCGAAGGCCAGGTCTTCCAGCGAAGTCAGTCTTTCGTCCGGCGTCCAGTCCGAAAACTTACCGATGTCGAAAACGATCCCGAATGTCGATTCAAAGGCGCGTGACGACCGCGACACGACATCCGCGGCCTTGTCCTTCCAGCCGGGAACGGATCGAAAGTCCGCGTCACCCAGAACGTGAAGGCGGAGGATGCGCGGCGGACACGATACGGATGAATCGCCGAAGAGAACCGGACCCGCTCCCGGTCCGCAGACGAGCCAAAGCCCGCACGCAACTCGGATGATCGTCTTTACGCCGAACATGATCCGGGATCATTATCCCGGAATCATGCTCGGCCTGTCAAAACCGCGTCACTTGACCAGTTGCACTCTCCCGACGCCGAACTGGTTGTCCTTGCCGGCCGTTCCGAGGTCGCGCGCCCTGTTTTCGAGAAGCGCCCGGACCTGGGCGGCGGTGAAAGGTGTCTTTTCGAGAATCAAGCCGAACGCTCCGGCCATATGCGGCGTGGACGCCGACGTTCCGAAAAAGCTTCTTGTCCCGTAGGTGACTCCCGATGTGCCGGCGGGCGCCGAAAAGTCCGGCTTGACGCGCCCGTCGTTGGTCGGTCCGCGGGAACTGTAAACGTGGTAGGAGTCCGTATTCCAGTCCGTGGCGCCGACTGTTATGACATAGGGCGAGTCGGCCGGAATCGAAAGGCTGTTCCACGGGTCGTTGTACTGAATGGGCTGTGAACTCCCCGTGGCCAGAAGGTTGAAATTCACGGCCTGGGAGGCGTTGTATCGTTGAATGGAGATTCCCCAATACCGGCTTGAGGTGGAATACCAGCCGGAAATGGCTTCCGTCGGCCATTGCGAGCCCGTCTGGCGGCCTTTCGATGAAGTCACGGACATCCAGTTGGATCCGGTCCAGACCCAGAGGTAAAGATCATAATCCTGATTGGATCCGCTGTAGGACGTCCCGCTCCAGCTTCCCCAGTTGTCCCACCTGAGCCACGCGCCCGTGATCGTGTAGGCCGGCACCCAGAAATTGAGGACTTCGTTGTCTGCGGCGAAATTGTGCCAGCCGTTGCTGTTGGAGTCCGAGAACGTCCCCTTCCAGTGTTTCTCGGCGCTGTTGCCGGCCGCGCTGACCCAGACGACGCCGGCGTCGGCGGCTTTCTTGACGTGCGCCCCGATGGGTCCGGTTCCGTCTCCCCGGCCCGCGTTGTACCAGCCCATCGAATAGGACACGATATGGATGCCCTGTTCGATGATCCAGTCGACGGCCCGGCCGTGTTCGACATCGGTTCCGAAGTTGGCGAGATAGAGCCTGGCGTTCGGGACCATATCGTAGACGATTTCGGCGCAGCCCGTGCCGTGCTTGTTGGCCAGCAGGTTGCCGTCGGCGCGGAACGAGCGCGTGACGACGGAGGCGGGGAGC containing:
- a CDS encoding tetratricopeptide repeat protein; its protein translation is MFGVKTIIRVACGLWLVCGPGAGPVLFGDSSVSCPPRILRLHVLGDADFRSVPGWKDKAADVVSRSSRAFESTFGIVFDIGKFSDWTPDERLTSLEDLAFALESGVGTAGFDVVLAAIGRKNLDRDYFGFSMFREGLVLLRASGSVEDQVRALSHEMAHLFGAVHLDDPRSLMDFRGRGSSFDTLTRRLISLNKSRTFGGREFPLPRSHWQACADLYRTIIRNIERRSTAGTEAGRPVGIRGRPALSLEGLEDVFLALANIALELKDYKDVETLCRRALALNPGSLEARNLGAIALRRQGYPERAVPEYLAILEKRPGHAKVRYNLGIAYARMGEWEAALDAYAAAVEINPRSAEAFCNMGEVLMRLGRLDEAEAALQRALAIDPQDVLALCNTAEIHFRRGDFDAARSLAENLATNHPERPEPLNILGNIFHAEGDRQEARKAFSAAVQADPDYEKAHYNIGNILDAEGRLEEAAASFRRAVELNGGFAEARAALGTCLLRLKHPDEALMELDRAAALGLRSPALHLNRGSALLETGDPDAAEREFRKVLDETPGSAEAMNNLGIVYLRKDNPPAALKAFQAAAETDPENREVRVNLGNVLLAMEKWEKALRHYETAAAADPADAVLHNNMAFAFFKIGDFGRALRHAEKAEALGLRVHPDFMRLLKEKMNRHFRDSANPFS
- a CDS encoding Na/Pi cotransporter family protein, producing the protein MSARMILELVGGLGVFLLGMKLMSESLQKVAGGRLRSVLGSLSRNRMMGVGTGIMVTAVVQSSSATTIMLVSFVNAGLLSLNQAVSVVMGANIGTTMTGWLVSILGFKIDITAMALPIVGLGFFARFIGRTRVTYWGEVLVGFGLLFLGLAFIRSAIPEVRNSPEFGQWLSGFAVTDWLSLLLAVAVGTAATIVLQSSSAAMVVVLTLAASGQIDFPTAAALILGENIGTTITAYMASVGATLAARRTARAHMLFNVLGVVWVVALFKPMLLLVDALLPGSPFSPDLAIRGSAIPSHLAAFHTVFNVLNTLLFLPLAGLLAKLTCFLVRGDDDDGRFRHLKYLDTSLVATPLMAVSAAWQEVARMMDVAREAFSKVVPLILDPVKANESAADEVQRLEEQTDIMEKEIVEYLANISRNSTSADQAAEVAGMILMASDIERIGDHCESLLKLAVRRRRKELPFSEQALEEITSIATVVAGFLTHVRNGFDQRGPDFFRDALQMENRINELRRCIRKDHVGRLHTGVCGVKQGLVFIDMLTSFEKIGDHAMNVAEALVGHKVPDSGERPSRFKRGARYRPSPET
- a CDS encoding mechanosensitive ion channel family protein; translation: MDFQGLFDTALAWLITTGPRILILVAVTLLILKAVKILSARISKLMIVNKEDPEAEKRARTLGAVLRNLLRVVVLIMAALTLLAQLGVEIAPLLATAGIAGLAIGFAGQNLVKDIINGFFILMQDQIRVGDVVKIAGQGGLVENVTLKMTTLRDLHGNVHYIPNGQIDVVTNMTKEFSRYVMDIGVSYREDVDEVIAVIREVDEDMRSDPEYKEDILQPVEILGLDRFDDSAVIVRARTTTKPIRQWAVGREFNRRLKKVFDARGIEIPFPHVTLYMGVDKAGQAPPLRVDLKKKDSPNP
- the gatD gene encoding Glu-tRNA(Gln) amidotransferase subunit GatD, translated to MTGNDAYKGYKGTAREVLERFKAPVWSDATFIMDSGRFTGIVLPRSETSDPLHIVLKLRSGYNVGIEAARVEAVEHHGRREAHYKIPEKEFPYDPAKPRVKLLGTGGTIASRLDYRTGAVIPAFSPGELYGSVPELADICNLETDKLYGVFSENMGPEQWRGTAEAIGREIAAGVQGIVVGHGTDTMHHTAAVLSFMVQNSPVPIVMVGSQRSSDRPSSDAALNLMHSVKTAAESDIAEVMVCMFGPTSDTYGLLHRGTRVRKMHSSYRSTFRTIGDIPLAMVSRDEITPLRRDYKKRRDDRNVVIDTSFEEKVCIVYYYPNMMPDIIDALIDNGYRGIVIAGTGLGHVNKPLYPALKRAADRKIAVYMTVQTLWGYVQMYVYDTGRDMMELGVVPAANMLPEVAYVKLGWALGRTNDLEEVRRIMLTPVADEITEREPHNGYLILQGGIPEVEKFISSYRK
- a CDS encoding S8 family serine peptidase translates to MRYLVFVIAAAVLVFVLPPVGHVQEDTPQPTILPALPGVPKTGNPKIEYALTELLEIRLSLGPESMKSHAALRDIDMSGDMVRVVVEAKEPAGPRGTATAAALLPVQNRLESLGGRMETQYENLVQGLIRIEQIESLADTPHVRFIRLPFKAFPQEILSEGVNTTKATGWKALSPYRVRDEVKICILDAGFTGYSALLGTELPASVVTRSFRADGNLLANKHGTGCAEIVYDMVPNARLYLANFGTDVEHGRAVDWIIEQGIHIVSYSMGWYNAGRGDGTGPIGAHVKKAADAGVVWVSAAGNSAEKHWKGTFSDSNSNGWHNFAADNEVLNFWVPAYTITGAWLRWDNWGSWSGTSYSGSNQDYDLYLWVWTGSNWMSVTSSKGRQTGSQWPTEAISGWYSTSSRYWGISIQRYNASQAVNFNLLATGSSQPIQYNDPWNSLSIPADSPYVITVGATDWNTDSYHVYSSRGPTNDGRVKPDFSAPAGTSGVTYGTRSFFGTSASTPHMAGAFGLILEKTPFTAAQVRALLENRARDLGTAGKDNQFGVGRVQLVK